The DNA sequence CGCCTGGACGCGCTTCTGGAAGGTCGGGAGATGCCGGCGGACGCCGCGGAGCGGGCGCTGGGAGAGGCACGGAACCGACTGCGCTACGCCACCCTCACCGGACGTCTCCTGATCCGGTGGGACGGCGCGCACCAGCCCACCGTGCGGGTCACTTCGCCGCCTACGCTCGATCCACTGGACGCCCGCCTGGAGCTCGCCCGTCGGCACCTGCGCGTGTTCGGCCCAACCACGGTCGACGCCTTCACGCGCTGGGCCGGTGTCGGCGCACGGGAGGCTCGCGGGGCGTACCAGACCCTTCAGCCCGAGCTCACACCTGTGCGCACACCCGCGGGCGATGCCTCCATCCTCAGCGAGGACGAAGCAGCATTCCGCGAACCCGCTGTACCCGCAGCTTCAGCCCGACTGCTCCCGAGTGGGGACGCCTACTACCTGCTGCAGGGAGACGATCGAGCCTTGCTGGTTCCTGACGCGACGCGCCGGGCCGCCCTCTGGACGTCCCGCGTGTGGCCGGGAGCGGTCATGGTCGACGGAGACATCGTCGGCATCTGGCGGCGTGCGGGAGCGGTGCTCACCGTCGAGCCCTGGCAACGCCTCGCGCGCGCCGCCCGCGACGCGGTCGCGGCCGAAGCCGGGTCGCTGCCTCTGCCCGGGCTTCGGGATCCGATCGTCGTGCAGTGGGCGGACTGAGGGTCATTTGGAGCGGTACAACGCGTAGCGACGGACCCGTTCCACATCGAAATCATCGGGCACAACCGCCAAGACGTAGTCTGCCCCCACTTCCAGGACCTGCCAGGCCATCGGCAAGACAATATCACCGAGCCAGTGTCCGTCCGATGGATCGAACACGCTCCACGTGGCCTCGAGTGCTGTCTGCGGTACGTATTCCTGGACCCAGAGCATGCCGATCCGGTCGATCAGCATCTGGCGAATCCACGGGAGGTACTCCGGATAGACCGCGTCGTCCAGCGTCTCCTTCCAGCGGCGCCGCACCTCGGGGTCCTCCGGGGCGCCGGCCAACGAGGCCGCTTTGTACGCTTCGACCATCTCGGTCGTGAGCGCTCGCCCCAGTTCCGGCCGACGAATGAACGACTGCAGCGTGCCTTCCGGGGTCAGCACCGCAATGGAATACGCTTCGTTATCGGCGAAGTAGAGCCGCTCGTTGCCAACCGCCGCGACGGGATTGCGCGAGAAGGGGGGGCGGCCCCGGGTCTTGTCTTCCGTACCGTCCGGTCGTTTCCACAAGTAGGTGATGTACGAGTAGCCCAAACCCTCGAACACCTGGTTCGAGAACTTGCCATCGGGTCCATATCGAACGAACCGGATCGGATCGCGCTCAACGGCACCCAACACACCCGGTGGACGCATCTCGAGGAGAAAGGCGAGAAATCCTTCGCCAATCGGGCCGACCAGTTGTGGATAGGAGCCAGGATCGGTCGGAGGTTCGAGCTGCAGCATCCGTGAATAGCGGGCCTCCGGCCCGAAGACCTGCATCCGGCGTTCCGCGTGCTCCCAGGTGGCCACCGAGTCCCCCAGGGGCCAGAGCCACTGAATTCGCGCTCCATGGGCAGATCCGAACTCGCCTGGGCCACCACCCTGCCGGCCCGTCCCCTGCACATACTGGCCCTGCTCATCGAACCAGCGAAGCATCGGTGCCGCGCCGGTCGCGAGGACGATGCTGCCGTCCTCCAGAACAGTCCCGTCGGAGACACGAAAAAGCACCTGCATCGTGTCGCTCGCGTCCGCACCGATCTCGGCGCTCGGGAGGATGTCCAAGGTCCACGGACTGGACGCCACTGGGGCCTGGCTCATGACGATCCGTACACCCGCGCTGTCTCGGGCGCTGAACGGGCGCGGCGCCGGGCCTTCGGCACAGGAGGTGGCAACCAGGCTGGAGGCGATCAGGAGCGCTGCGGGCAGCTTCGCCATGTGGGATCCCTCGCCGTGGGAGCACCGTTCTGCTTGGACGCATCCGCAACCTATCAGCCGCGCGTCGGTGGGGCGAACACAGTGCGGAAGGACCCGTCGCGGGGAACTCGGAGTTCACCGTTCCAATCACCGCACCGAAAGCGGCTACTCCCTCACTCGGCCCGCAGCGCCACCACCGGATCGATGCGTAGCGCCCGGCGCGCCGGCAGGTAGGCAGCCAGCAACGCGACTCCGAACAGCAGCCCGGATACCACGGCGAAGGTGCGCGGGTCGGTGGTGTCCGCACCGAAGACCAGGGCCTCCAGGAAGCGCATGGCCCATAGGGACCCAGCCAGTCCGGCCAGGATGCCGAGCCCGGTGACCGCCAGTTCCTGCCGCAAGACCAACAAGACGAGTCGCCCCCGGGGGGCGCCGAGGGAGGCTCGCAGACCCAACTCGCGCGTCCGGCGCACCACCGCAAACGCGATCGTTGCGTAGAGCCCCGCCCCCACGAGAAAGAGAGCGACGCCCCCGAAGAGGCTCAGCAGCATCGTGACCACGCGGGGCCGCGCTGTGATGTCGGCCAGGCGGGTGTCCATGGACATGACGGAGGTCAGCACGGCGTTCGGGTTCAATTCAGCCAACGCTGCGCGCAGGGCGGCCACCACCGACGTGGGGTCGCCCGTGGTGCGCACCATGATGCCGGTTTCCAGCCGCGGTGCTTGCCGCACCGAGACGTAACCCTGCAGCCCCGGTGGTTGGCCCAGCCCGTCGTAGGTGACGTCCCTCGCGATCCCCACGACCATTCCACCCAACCCGAACTCGGACCAGCTCAAGCGAATGCGGCGCCCGATCGCTCCGCCATCGGGGAAGAGGTAGCGCGCGGCGGTTTCGCCGAGGACGATCACAGGCTCGCTCGTCTCGTCGTCCGTGCGCTCGATGTCGCGGCCCTCGATGAGCTCGATGCCCATCGTCGCCAGGTGTGTTTCGGGAACGGGCTGGATGCGAAGCCAGGTGTGGGCCGTGGGATCGAGCTGGGGACGTCCGTCCGAGCCCATCACGATGGCCCGCCAGGTGGGGCTGCCCATGGGGATCGACCCCAGGGTGGCCGCGCTCACGCCCGGAAGCTCTCGCACGCGGTCCACGAATGCGGTGTGGAAGGTGCCGGGATCGATTCCCGCGAGACGATCGGTGGTCGTGAGCGCGTAGGTGGCCGTCAGTAGGCGCTCGCTATCGAACCCAAGGTCTACCCGCTGCAGATTCGACAGGCTTCGGATCATCACCGTCGCGCCGGAGAGGAGCACGAGCGCCACGGCGACCTGGAGCACGATCAAGCCGTTGCTCCCGGTGATCCCGAGCCTCCACGCGGTGCGTCGCGTCGGTGGGCGCCCGCCGCGCAGGGACGCGTTGGGATCGCTCTGGGCCGCCCGCCACGCTGGGAGGAGGCCGAAACCGACACCGACTCCGGCCGTCAGCAAGGTGGCGAACACCACCACCCGCCAGTCGATGCTGAGCATTGCGGGGTCCAGGTAGACGATCGCACGCCTTCCCGTCGTGCCGACGGCCTGGGCCAGCCACCCACCCAGCACGTCCACACCCAACCCGGCCAGGACGGTGCCGGCCAGGCCACCCAGCGCGGCCAGCACCAGGCTCTCCGTCAGCATCTGCCGCAGGATCCGGCCGGGAGCCGCTCCCAGCGAGGTGCGGACCGCGACCTCTTGCTGCCGGCTCGCTCCCCGCGCCGCCAGCAACGCAGCCAGATTCGCGGTCGCGACCAACAGCAGCAGCAGGACCGCCGCGAAGAGCGCGAGCAGCGATGCCTGCGCGGTCGGGTTCGAGCGCGCCTCACGAAACGTCATCAGATCGGCACCGAACAGGAGTTCGGACGCTGCCACGGGCGCCGGGAAGCGCTCCTTGAGGGTCGCACCGAACGCCCGCACCTGTTCCTGGGCTGCGGCCAACGTTACGCCTGGAACCAACCGAGCCAGGACCAGGAAGTGCATGTTCCATGCGTCGTCCAGAGCGCTGTCGTTCTCGACCTCGCGCAAGGCGGCCATGGGAAGCCA is a window from the Gemmatimonadota bacterium genome containing:
- a CDS encoding crosslink repair DNA glycosylase YcaQ family protein, coding for MTRLGLTREQILRFRRRVGALDARLPAGPLSGAHAARAGLQDSMPRAALLSLHARVSATAPDALEDTAWVQIWGPRYSAYVVASGDHPIFTVGRMPDSPAKQRTFERMAARLDALLEGREMPADAAERALGEARNRLRYATLTGRLLIRWDGAHQPTVRVTSPPTLDPLDARLELARRHLRVFGPTTVDAFTRWAGVGAREARGAYQTLQPELTPVRTPAGDASILSEDEAAFREPAVPAASARLLPSGDAYYLLQGDDRALLVPDATRRAALWTSRVWPGAVMVDGDIVGIWRRAGAVLTVEPWQRLARAARDAVAAEAGSLPLPGLRDPIVVQWAD
- a CDS encoding ADOP family duplicated permease produces the protein MTHSGHEWRPDALTRWSRRLLRVAARLVPGDGRREWLDEWEAELWQLRRSGQGGGARVAAFLFGAFWHGAWEWKEGWTMESVLQDTRYALRTLARSPGFAVAALIMLASSIGASTALFTVLEEAILSDPPFPEPERLVVVDQMVGMTPAEMGGTRWSYPRYQDLMRDVSSIEVAAGYERRTMTLTELGDPSVASVEVVTPSLFELLGLEAARGRLFGPDDEDAGAPRMLALVSHDFWAQRFGSSDAAIGSNLTLDQLRFEIVGVLPSTFPGLTGEADIWLPMAALREVENDSALDDAWNMHFLVLARLVPGVTLAAAQEQVRAFGATLKERFPAPVAASELLFGADLMTFREARSNPTAQASLLALFAAVLLLLLVATANLAALLAARGASRQQEVAVRTSLGAAPGRILRQMLTESLVLAALGGLAGTVLAGLGVDVLGGWLAQAVGTTGRRAIVYLDPAMLSIDWRVVVFATLLTAGVGVGFGLLPAWRAAQSDPNASLRGGRPPTRRTAWRLGITGSNGLIVLQVAVALVLLSGATVMIRSLSNLQRVDLGFDSERLLTATYALTTTDRLAGIDPGTFHTAFVDRVRELPGVSAATLGSIPMGSPTWRAIVMGSDGRPQLDPTAHTWLRIQPVPETHLATMGIELIEGRDIERTDDETSEPVIVLGETAARYLFPDGGAIGRRIRLSWSEFGLGGMVVGIARDVTYDGLGQPPGLQGYVSVRQAPRLETGIMVRTTGDPTSVVAALRAALAELNPNAVLTSVMSMDTRLADITARPRVVTMLLSLFGGVALFLVGAGLYATIAFAVVRRTRELGLRASLGAPRGRLVLLVLRQELAVTGLGILAGLAGSLWAMRFLEALVFGADTTDPRTFAVVSGLLFGVALLAAYLPARRALRIDPVVALRAE